Proteins co-encoded in one Scyliorhinus torazame isolate Kashiwa2021f chromosome 31, sScyTor2.1, whole genome shotgun sequence genomic window:
- the LOC140404664 gene encoding P2Y purinoceptor 3-like has translation MNENAPSPMVDNGSSEELPQNASNSCNKDESYKYVFLPVCYTYTCILSLVLNSIILCSILKRRKEWNCSLIYMFNLALTDFMYGLSLPVLIASYIMHDVWVFGDFTCRLVRFLFYFNLYCSIFFLTCISFHRYLGICHPMKTITMETKKTARVVCVLVWLVVLALTCPIFHFAKTAPFNNATNCWDDALDTEYPHYVPYGIILHSVGFFLPFSIIAWCYSRVIKTIFKTINNQEFKSAVPGLEKRRKSIKTIVTITLLFALCFFPFHVTKTIFLINKAVPDVACTTKRVVTICYKVTRPLASFNAWLNALLYFLTKDKWPQNCLKAKKETEDSKSSWNIFRPFNHLTSPS, from the coding sequence ATGAATGAAAATGCTCCAAGCCCGATGGTTGACAATGGTTCAAGCGAGGAGCTCCCTCAGAACGCCTCAAACTCCTGTAACAAGGATGAATCATACAAGTATGTCTTCCTGCCTGTCTGCTACACCTACACTTGCATCCTCAGCCTGGTGCTGAATTCCATCATCCTTTGCAGCATTCTCAAACGACGGAAGGAGTGGAACTGCTCCCTCATCTACATGTTTAACTTGGCGCTGACTGACTTCATGTATGGCCTGTCACTGCCGGTCCTCATTGCCAGCTACATCATGCATGACGTCTGGGTCTTTGGAGACTTTACCTGCCGCCTTGTCCGCTTCCTCTTCTATTTCAACCTCTATTGCAGCATCTTCTTCCTGACCTGCATCAGCTTCCACCGCTACCTGGGCATCTGCCACCCCATGAAGACCATCACCATGGAGACCAAGAAGACGGCCAGGGTGGTCTGCGTGCTGGTGTGGCTGGTGGTCCTGGCTCTCACCTGCCCCATCTTCCATTTCGCCAAGACCGCCCCCTTCAACAACGCCACCAACTGCTGGGACGACGCCCTCGACACCGAGTACCCGCATTACGTGCCCTACGGGATCATCCTGCACTCGGTCGGGTTCTTCCTGCCCTTCTCCATCATCGCCTGGTGTTACTCCCGCGTAATCAAGACCATCTTCAAGACCATCAACAACCAGGAGTTCAAGTCTGCCGTCCCAGGCTTGGAGAAGAGGCGCAAGTCCATCAAAACCATTGTGACCATCACCCTCCTCTTTGCTCTCTGCTTCTTCCCATTCCACGTGACCAAGACCATCTTCCTGATCAACAAGGCCGTCCCTGACGTGGCCTGCACCACCAAGCGGGTTGTGACCATCTGCTATAAGGTCACCAGGCCCTTGGCCAGCTTCAACGCCTGGCTCAATGCCCTCCTCTACTTTCTCACCAAGGACAAGTGGCCGCAGAACTGCCTGAAGGCCAAGAAGGAGACTGAGGATTCCAAATCCTCGTGGAACATTTTCAGACCGTTCAACCACCTGACGTCGCCTTCCTGA